A single window of Sphingobacterium sp. ML3W DNA harbors:
- a CDS encoding MnmC family methyltransferase, which produces MLIWDKQDAAIHQPEMRSDEVLAHVAKFIKPGGVFVTYAITGNLKRSIKALGFTIAQVPGAPEKREMLRATKI; this is translated from the coding sequence GTGCTTATATGGGACAAACAAGATGCTGCTATTCATCAGCCCGAGATGAGGTCGGATGAAGTTTTGGCGCATGTAGCAAAATTTATTAAACCTGGTGGTGTATTTGTTACTTATGCCATCACAGGTAATCTGAAAAGAAGTATAAAAGCTTTGGGCTTTACTATTGCGCAAGTTCCAGGTGCGCCAGAAAAGAGAGAGATGCTACGAGCGACAAAGATATAA
- a CDS encoding glycosyl hydrolase, producing the protein MEYLKRPIILCIGILISFVNPLFAQVLKAPFIPSYEDINKPFGQHDEGSFLKPSKVNRPETWFHYIGGNVSKAGITKDLEAIATSGFSGIHLFHGQFGGPWPGVEPQITSLSPKWDDAVRHTAKECERLGLRFTMNNTPGWATAGGPWIEPSNAMRNLTVSRTDVTGGNAINQLLSLPAFTKESWRDYKEVAVLAFPTPLDDTGLPLVPQSIKSNIATEWESYLAGDAKESMQLLPTSADKPHWVEVTFTDPVMLRSVEMPSINSFNHGQCYEPGVTVSIQAVLPNGQLKDILRADMPQSNWQDDKPITLACSEVAGVNKYRISIVNKYNMALSSLRLFSAARKNSWESEAGWTLRSIQRSGQSPAQSSKAFIAPRHILDISDKMDENGNLNWVAPSGNWTILRMGHVNTGARNGPAPAEGTGWEANKFSKSGPDAHFAGYIGRLVDQKGPLAGGLLDGMLLDSWECHTQTWTASMEDEFSRVANYELRKWLPAMFGYVIGDHETTARFLYDWRRTVNDLVTHNFYGRMTDLAHEKGLYVTYETAAGDVFPADILEYFKFADVPMAEFWLPMSDGFVGSLNFKPIKPTASAARMYGKPRVAAESFTDMSLTWDEHLEDLKEAANINSIEGVSHFVFHTYTHNPQTPFLAPGSSFGAGIGTPFVRGQTWWNYVPDFQDYLARCSFMLERGKPVSDVLWYLGDEINHKPDQHAPFPAGFKYDYCNPDVLLNRLKVENGLLVTPEGISYRVLWLPDVPYMLPETLEKIQTLVRDGATVVGNPPRGLATLRGGDAAKRRFNDVVKGLWGKGSSKEQKIGKGYVLSGMSLEEAFSVLKIAPDVIGGDALWSHRQIEGADWYFISAPKGRGFKGTLDFRSSGDVQLWDPMTGRSMPVESNKNGDRTTVKIDLARAGSCFIVFRKKDQDHVSPEFKQKMTVETLPIEGRWMLAFPTGWGAPAALPLTDLKPWKDLDIAPEGKAFSGTATYTTTFDIKKIDLEEHYILDLGNVDMAAAVSVNGEKPYKLWATPYCIDITDWIKEGVNTLSIEVTSTWFNRLVYDAGQAEDKRKTWTVAGPDKNSPLRKSGLLGPVVLQIQKRK; encoded by the coding sequence ATGGAATATTTAAAACGACCCATAATACTTTGTATCGGAATCCTTATTTCCTTTGTCAATCCTTTGTTCGCTCAAGTTTTGAAAGCGCCTTTTATTCCGTCATACGAGGATATTAACAAACCTTTTGGGCAGCATGATGAGGGTTCCTTTCTGAAGCCATCAAAAGTGAATCGTCCTGAAACTTGGTTTCATTATATCGGCGGAAATGTATCGAAGGCAGGGATTACGAAAGATCTGGAGGCCATAGCAACTTCTGGGTTTTCAGGAATCCATCTTTTTCATGGCCAGTTCGGAGGCCCTTGGCCAGGTGTAGAACCTCAGATAACAAGCCTTAGTCCAAAATGGGATGATGCAGTACGTCATACCGCCAAGGAATGTGAACGCCTAGGGTTGCGCTTTACAATGAATAATACACCAGGATGGGCAACTGCTGGTGGCCCGTGGATTGAACCCTCTAACGCGATGCGGAACCTGACAGTAAGCCGTACGGATGTAACTGGCGGTAATGCCATTAATCAGCTTCTGTCGCTTCCAGCATTCACTAAAGAGTCTTGGCGCGATTACAAGGAAGTAGCCGTGCTTGCTTTTCCAACACCACTTGACGATACCGGTCTGCCGCTTGTACCCCAATCCATAAAAAGTAATATTGCTACTGAATGGGAATCTTATTTGGCGGGGGATGCCAAGGAATCGATGCAGTTGTTACCAACCTCTGCTGATAAACCCCATTGGGTTGAAGTTACTTTTACCGATCCTGTAATGCTTAGGTCAGTAGAGATGCCCAGTATCAATAGCTTCAATCATGGACAATGTTATGAACCAGGGGTTACTGTTTCAATACAGGCAGTGTTGCCAAATGGGCAATTAAAGGACATCCTACGGGCTGATATGCCTCAATCAAATTGGCAAGACGATAAACCGATTACGTTAGCTTGTTCTGAAGTCGCTGGAGTGAATAAATACCGGATCTCCATTGTCAATAAATACAATATGGCGCTTTCTTCGCTCCGTCTTTTCTCTGCCGCCCGGAAAAATAGTTGGGAGTCGGAGGCGGGTTGGACTTTACGGAGCATTCAGCGTTCTGGTCAATCACCCGCTCAATCTTCAAAAGCATTCATTGCACCTAGGCACATACTGGATATTTCCGATAAGATGGATGAAAATGGAAATCTAAATTGGGTTGCTCCTAGTGGGAATTGGACCATACTTAGAATGGGGCATGTGAATACTGGAGCACGGAATGGTCCAGCTCCTGCTGAAGGTACGGGATGGGAGGCTAATAAGTTCTCTAAATCTGGTCCTGACGCACACTTTGCAGGGTATATAGGGCGACTTGTAGATCAAAAAGGACCGCTTGCAGGTGGATTATTGGATGGGATGCTGCTGGATAGCTGGGAGTGCCATACGCAAACTTGGACGGCCAGTATGGAAGATGAATTTAGTCGCGTTGCAAACTATGAACTTCGTAAGTGGCTTCCAGCAATGTTTGGATATGTCATCGGAGACCACGAAACTACAGCAAGATTTTTGTACGATTGGCGAAGGACTGTGAATGATCTTGTTACTCATAATTTTTATGGTCGTATGACCGATTTAGCACATGAAAAGGGGCTATATGTTACTTATGAAACAGCTGCTGGAGATGTTTTTCCAGCGGATATCCTAGAGTATTTTAAGTTTGCAGACGTACCGATGGCCGAATTCTGGTTGCCGATGTCTGATGGATTTGTTGGCTCATTAAATTTCAAACCAATTAAGCCCACAGCATCTGCCGCAAGGATGTATGGGAAACCTCGCGTGGCCGCAGAATCGTTTACAGATATGAGTTTGACATGGGATGAACACTTGGAAGACCTAAAAGAAGCGGCCAACATCAATAGCATAGAAGGTGTTTCGCATTTTGTATTCCATACGTATACACACAATCCCCAAACTCCTTTTTTAGCGCCAGGATCATCTTTTGGTGCAGGGATCGGTACTCCTTTCGTACGGGGGCAGACATGGTGGAATTATGTTCCAGATTTTCAAGATTATTTAGCGCGATGTAGCTTCATGCTTGAACGCGGAAAACCGGTGTCCGATGTATTATGGTATCTCGGAGATGAAATAAACCATAAGCCTGATCAACATGCACCATTTCCAGCAGGATTTAAATACGATTACTGCAACCCCGATGTGCTGCTGAATCGGCTAAAAGTAGAAAATGGGCTTTTGGTTACACCAGAAGGAATTAGTTATCGTGTATTATGGCTACCGGATGTTCCGTATATGTTACCTGAAACATTAGAGAAAATACAGACATTGGTACGCGATGGCGCTACAGTTGTCGGCAACCCTCCTAGAGGGCTAGCGACACTTAGAGGTGGCGATGCTGCCAAGCGACGTTTTAATGACGTTGTGAAAGGTCTATGGGGAAAAGGGAGCAGCAAAGAGCAGAAGATTGGAAAGGGCTATGTTCTTTCTGGTATGTCGCTCGAGGAAGCATTTTCGGTATTGAAAATAGCTCCTGATGTGATTGGGGGAGATGCATTATGGTCCCATAGGCAGATTGAAGGAGCTGATTGGTACTTTATAAGTGCACCCAAGGGGCGTGGTTTTAAGGGCACACTTGATTTTCGCAGCAGTGGAGATGTGCAACTTTGGGATCCTATGACAGGTCGTTCAATGCCGGTTGAGAGCAACAAGAACGGAGATCGTACAACGGTTAAGATTGATTTAGCTCGTGCCGGTTCGTGTTTCATCGTATTTAGAAAAAAAGATCAAGATCATGTGTCTCCTGAGTTTAAGCAGAAAATGACGGTTGAAACTTTGCCAATTGAAGGGCGATGGATGCTTGCTTTTCCTACGGGATGGGGAGCTCCTGCAGCATTACCATTGACAGACTTAAAACCTTGGAAAGACCTTGATATCGCTCCTGAAGGAAAAGCATTTTCGGGTACAGCGACTTATACGACAACTTTCGATATCAAGAAAATCGATCTTGAAGAGCATTATATTCTTGACCTTGGCAATGTAGATATGGCTGCGGCTGTATCGGTCAATGGCGAAAAACCATACAAATTATGGGCAACTCCTTATTGTATTGATATTACAGATTGGATTAAAGAAGGTGTAAATACACTTTCTATTGAAGTAACCAGTACGTGGTTCAATCGTCTAGTTTATGATGCTGGACAAGCTGAAGATAAGCGAAAAACATGGACGGTAGCAGGACCGGACAAAAATTCACCACTACGGAAGTCTGGATTGTTGGGACCTGTAGTCTTGCAGATTCAAAAGAGGAAATGA
- a CDS encoding homing endonuclease associated repeat-containing protein gives MKETQEKIIANAFSKVRAFYDLHGRTPIRREFEQVNTIARKYFGTWNNFITAAGFKPNVTKSKSEITEELFNLVHEFYKTHKRIPMRREFSNKSSTITKYFGSWNKFIAESGFEPNSRRIPSKIKLKNSLIQYRIKNQKIPSVSDCISKNGLYNFRSYFTHFCVNSWPDVLEYVGLRPYFRMTTMSEPEAKEAVIKLIRKHKILYGKDYLRLKPENYPSLWYLKEKFGWNKLCYLAGTKVPLTKVSVKDHYMGLIKASGKPTVKELAAKMKTTPGAIIWKLDQNLNDFITSIGHEPIHKTPNRCKLTKKQLAEHYKAKSLEHGYENGIPRDKLKELTGYPREVYERRYFSMNGLRLACNLKFVHRGSKRYSEEELWDILKKPKYMKIP, from the coding sequence TTGAAAGAAACACAAGAAAAAATTATTGCCAATGCATTTTCTAAGGTAAGAGCGTTTTATGATCTCCACGGGCGTACCCCCATTAGACGCGAGTTTGAGCAGGTCAATACTATTGCACGCAAATATTTTGGAACATGGAACAATTTCATAACCGCAGCTGGCTTCAAACCTAATGTAACGAAATCAAAATCAGAGATTACGGAGGAGTTGTTTAACCTGGTTCATGAATTTTACAAAACACACAAACGCATTCCTATGCGGAGAGAATTTTCCAATAAATCGAGTACCATTACCAAATACTTTGGGTCATGGAATAAATTTATTGCTGAAAGTGGTTTTGAACCTAATTCGAGAAGAATACCTTCTAAAATTAAATTAAAAAACTCTTTGATACAATATCGAATCAAAAATCAAAAAATTCCCTCTGTCTCCGATTGCATTTCCAAGAATGGATTGTATAATTTCAGATCTTACTTTACCCATTTTTGTGTTAATTCATGGCCAGATGTATTGGAATATGTCGGTTTGCGTCCCTATTTTAGAATGACGACAATGAGTGAACCTGAGGCCAAAGAAGCGGTTATAAAGCTCATCAGAAAACACAAGATCCTATATGGTAAAGATTATTTAAGACTAAAACCGGAAAATTACCCTTCATTATGGTACCTAAAAGAAAAATTTGGGTGGAACAAATTATGCTACTTGGCCGGTACAAAGGTTCCCTTAACGAAGGTTAGTGTAAAGGACCATTATATGGGCCTCATAAAAGCATCCGGTAAGCCAACTGTAAAAGAGTTAGCCGCAAAAATGAAAACAACACCTGGCGCCATAATTTGGAAACTGGACCAAAATCTGAACGATTTTATTACATCCATCGGTCATGAACCGATACACAAAACGCCAAATAGATGTAAACTCACAAAAAAACAACTTGCCGAACATTATAAAGCCAAAAGCCTTGAACATGGATATGAAAATGGTATACCTCGCGATAAACTGAAGGAGTTGACAGGATATCCAAGAGAAGTATATGAAAGAAGATATTTTTCCATGAATGGTCTCCGATTAGCCTGTAACCTAAAGTTTGTACACCGAGGAAGTAAACGATACTCGGAAGAGGAACTATGGGATATCTTGAAAAAACCGAAGTATATGAAAATACCTTAG
- the folE gene encoding GTP cyclohydrolase I FolE, giving the protein MEDLLHMPVIGRNIDTPLREDAFELNDNEKIEKIARLFSEIMWTLGLDLTDDSLRGTPLRVAKMYVNEAFSGLNAANMPQISLFENRYSYDQMLIEKDITLYSHCEHHFVPIIGKVHVAYIPHGKVIGLSKINRLVQYYAKRPQVQERLTIQITEGMKHVLGHDDVAVWIEADHLCVASRGIKDTNSRTITENYSGVFNNKDIQQKFMTYINR; this is encoded by the coding sequence ATGGAAGATTTATTGCATATGCCCGTAATAGGGCGTAACATAGACACCCCGTTACGAGAAGATGCATTTGAACTTAATGACAATGAGAAAATTGAAAAAATAGCTAGATTATTTAGTGAGATTATGTGGACACTGGGATTGGACTTGACCGACGATAGCCTGCGTGGCACTCCATTAAGAGTAGCTAAAATGTATGTTAACGAAGCATTCAGCGGATTGAATGCTGCGAATATGCCTCAAATAAGCCTCTTTGAAAACCGATATAGCTACGATCAGATGCTCATTGAAAAGGATATTACACTTTACTCCCATTGCGAACATCATTTTGTTCCCATCATTGGAAAAGTTCATGTTGCTTATATTCCACATGGAAAAGTAATTGGATTATCAAAAATCAATCGTTTGGTCCAATATTATGCCAAAAGACCACAAGTACAAGAACGTCTGACTATTCAGATTACAGAAGGTATGAAGCATGTCTTAGGCCATGATGATGTCGCTGTATGGATAGAAGCTGACCACCTCTGTGTAGCATCACGAGGCATAAAGGATACCAATAGCCGAACAATTACGGAGAACTATTCGGGGGTTTTCAATAATAAAGATATACAGCAAAAATTTATGACATACATTAATCGTTAA
- a CDS encoding dihydrofolate reductase family protein: MRHLIFFMHTSLDGFVAGPNGEMDWINLDDELFDFVATMTDKADTALYGRVTYEMMQNYWPAAGEDPKASKHDKEHSAWYKKVAKIVLSKTISDKGLDNTIVISDQLADNINKIKKQVGKDILIFGSPTASHSLLSQGLIDEFWLFVNPILLGHGIPLFKGTIETTKLKLVETKTFSCGVIALHYETKRN, from the coding sequence ATGAGACATTTAATTTTTTTCATGCACACTTCGCTTGACGGTTTTGTAGCTGGGCCAAACGGAGAAATGGACTGGATAAATTTAGACGATGAGCTATTTGACTTTGTGGCTACTATGACGGACAAAGCCGACACTGCACTTTATGGACGGGTAACTTACGAAATGATGCAAAATTATTGGCCAGCTGCTGGGGAAGACCCAAAGGCATCCAAACATGACAAAGAACATTCAGCATGGTATAAAAAGGTTGCAAAAATTGTTTTATCAAAAACCATCAGCGACAAAGGACTAGACAATACTATAGTCATTAGCGACCAACTTGCAGACAACATAAATAAAATAAAGAAACAAGTAGGGAAAGATATTTTGATTTTTGGAAGTCCAACTGCTTCTCATTCATTATTAAGTCAAGGTTTGATTGACGAATTTTGGTTATTTGTCAATCCAATTTTACTTGGACATGGAATCCCGTTATTTAAGGGTACGATTGAAACCACAAAATTGAAACTTGTAGAAACGAAAACGTTTTCTTGTGGCGTAATTGCACTTCATTATGAAACAAAACGTAATTAA
- a CDS encoding GNAT family N-acetyltransferase has translation MTNDKLDIKLRQTEVADLAIFFLFQLDKEANHLAAFTPKDPTDKAAYLTKYTKLLNDPTVNNQTIIADNVIVGSIAKFVMEGDAEITYWIDRKFWGQGIATKALKNFLDIETTRPIFGRVAFDNFRSQNVLEKSGFLKIGCNKGFANARQTEIEEFIYKLGS, from the coding sequence ATGACGAACGACAAACTTGACATAAAATTGAGACAAACAGAAGTTGCAGACTTAGCTATTTTTTTTCTCTTTCAACTTGACAAAGAAGCAAATCATCTCGCTGCGTTCACACCAAAAGATCCGACAGACAAAGCCGCATATTTGACCAAATACACAAAATTATTGAATGATCCAACCGTAAATAATCAGACAATTATAGCGGACAATGTTATTGTAGGAAGTATAGCAAAGTTTGTCATGGAGGGCGATGCCGAAATTACCTATTGGATAGACAGAAAATTTTGGGGACAGGGAATTGCAACAAAAGCTTTAAAAAACTTTTTAGACATTGAAACGACAAGACCAATTTTTGGACGAGTTGCATTTGACAATTTTCGTTCACAAAACGTTTTAGAAAAAAGTGGCTTTCTCAAAATTGGTTGTAACAAAGGTTTTGCTAATGCACGACAAACTGAAATAGAAGAATTTATCTACAAGCTTGGCAGCTGA
- the folK gene encoding 2-amino-4-hydroxy-6-hydroxymethyldihydropteridine diphosphokinase has product MPNTSSITKLLTIQVDNLRLRAYIGYLDWEKRKLQDVVISFSFKYNAAIATLQDDVHYAINYKDVNKTIIKIIDNQSFNLIETLAEQVYTVIAEFDPRIEEINITVEKPHALRFADNVMVKVSSKDRFNLALIAMGSNIDSEINMQKALEKLCKLGTVTKRTDFIKTKPLKFKDQDDFTNGAVLLHSNMSMLQLKWKLKEIEALMGRVRTDNKNAPRTIDLDIVCFNEIIIDEKELEELPFLKTFIKELQPNSLGLSRS; this is encoded by the coding sequence ATGCCAAACACATCATCTATAACAAAATTACTGACTATACAGGTTGACAATTTACGCTTACGGGCTTACATCGGCTATCTAGATTGGGAAAAAAGAAAATTACAGGATGTAGTTATATCATTCTCCTTCAAGTATAACGCTGCTATAGCAACGCTGCAAGATGATGTTCACTATGCAATAAATTATAAAGATGTGAACAAAACAATAATTAAGATTATTGATAATCAATCTTTCAACTTGATCGAAACCTTAGCAGAACAAGTATATACCGTTATTGCTGAGTTTGACCCTCGGATAGAAGAAATTAATATAACAGTTGAAAAACCGCATGCACTACGTTTTGCCGATAATGTAATGGTAAAGGTCTCCAGTAAAGACCGATTTAATTTGGCATTAATTGCTATGGGATCAAACATTGATTCCGAAATCAATATGCAAAAAGCATTAGAAAAACTGTGCAAACTGGGGACAGTAACAAAACGAACGGATTTTATCAAAACGAAGCCTCTGAAATTCAAAGATCAAGATGACTTTACAAACGGAGCTGTCTTATTACACAGTAATATGTCTATGTTACAGTTAAAATGGAAACTCAAAGAAATTGAAGCTCTGATGGGGAGAGTCCGAACAGATAATAAGAATGCACCACGTACTATTGATCTAGATATCGTTTGTTTCAATGAAATCATCATTGATGAAAAAGAGTTGGAAGAACTACCTTTTTTAAAAACATTTATAAAAGAATTGCAACCTAATAGCTTAGGTCTATCTCGTTCCTAA
- a CDS encoding type ISP restriction/modification enzyme, which yields MCFSYIITDLELSENLSPARSRYFTCSFALKLNQTTIVGEYGGEVFFQLFAIDLTLHVLRTASQVPSKDELSIMNRFASQLGLFLETTEDIGQVCYAYHNSELRDEFKQVFCRVDILDYCYAFLYITDNAISVNESMSSKVIEIPYPTDADVFWKLVHIGKVFRNLTAIDQSYSANISTSFPIVGDNQVNSYLFREGSVYINDEQYFGNIPERAWNFKCFDYFPAQEWLKRYLGSNLDELDIVQYQILIDALSNTVRLRNEIDLSY from the coding sequence ATGTGTTTCTCTTATATCATTACTGATTTAGAATTAAGTGAGAACTTGTCACCAGCGAGGTCGAGGTATTTTACATGTTCGTTCGCTCTTAAACTTAACCAAACGACTATAGTAGGTGAGTATGGCGGTGAAGTGTTTTTTCAGCTATTTGCTATTGATTTAACTTTACATGTTTTACGAACTGCATCACAGGTACCTTCAAAGGATGAATTGTCCATTATGAATAGGTTTGCCTCTCAGTTAGGGCTTTTCTTAGAAACGACCGAAGATATTGGTCAGGTTTGTTATGCATATCATAATAGTGAGTTAAGAGATGAGTTTAAGCAGGTTTTTTGCCGAGTAGATATTTTAGATTATTGTTATGCGTTTTTGTACATTACGGATAATGCTATCAGTGTTAACGAATCGATGTCATCAAAAGTAATCGAAATTCCCTATCCAACGGATGCGGATGTTTTTTGGAAATTGGTCCATATTGGAAAGGTATTTAGAAACTTAACTGCGATTGATCAATCATATTCAGCTAACATTTCAACGAGTTTCCCCATTGTAGGTGATAATCAGGTGAACTCTTACCTATTTCGAGAAGGAAGTGTGTATATCAATGATGAACAATATTTCGGAAACATTCCTGAGCGCGCCTGGAACTTCAAGTGCTTCGATTATTTTCCAGCTCAGGAATGGTTGAAAAGATACCTAGGTTCTAATTTAGATGAATTGGATATCGTGCAATATCAAATTTTAATTGACGCACTAAGCAATACAGTTCGCCTTAGGAACGAGATAGACCTAAGCTATTAG
- a CDS encoding sigma-70 family RNA polymerase sigma factor, with product MKDMDQRTETEIISCILQGEKSLYEVIVRRFNPCLYKVGRSYNYNHEDTQDLMQDSYLDAFRCLSQFEQRSNFKTWLMRIMLNNCYHKKQKFSYKNELPTDNINENLCPMFNNSNNDTNRQVYSRELRYVIEKSLEKIPDEYRIVFSLREINGLNVAETAEVLEITESNVKVRLNRAKGMLQKELKKIYSETELYEFNLIYCDAMVDRVMKKITEQYI from the coding sequence ATGAAAGACATGGATCAACGGACAGAAACGGAGATTATTTCCTGCATACTTCAGGGAGAAAAATCGCTCTACGAGGTGATCGTAAGAAGATTTAATCCATGCCTATATAAAGTAGGACGATCTTATAATTACAATCATGAAGATACACAGGATTTAATGCAGGATAGTTATTTGGACGCCTTTAGGTGTCTATCACAATTTGAACAACGTTCAAATTTCAAGACCTGGTTAATGCGTATCATGCTTAACAACTGTTATCATAAGAAACAGAAATTCAGTTATAAAAATGAATTGCCCACTGATAATATCAATGAAAATTTATGTCCCATGTTTAACAATTCAAACAATGATACCAACAGGCAAGTGTACAGTAGAGAACTGAGATATGTCATAGAAAAATCGTTGGAAAAAATTCCGGACGAGTATCGTATTGTTTTTTCTCTACGAGAAATAAACGGGCTCAATGTAGCAGAAACAGCAGAAGTGCTGGAAATTACCGAAAGTAATGTAAAAGTAAGACTTAACAGGGCCAAGGGAATGTTACAAAAAGAGCTGAAAAAGATATATTCTGAGACAGAACTATACGAATTCAACCTGATTTATTGTGATGCCATGGTCGATCGCGTGATGAAAAAAATAACTGAACAATACATATAA
- a CDS encoding SDR family oxidoreductase yields MKVSEQRVKTDRYALVTGASDRIGKAIALELAEMGYHLVLHYRSSLAKIEQVKQQIEGIGRKAVLVQFDFLADNDFNKVFDDLKSKNIMIEVMINSASDFSPSNYTNKGSLMLGRQMKINFEGAYSLTKAFYQIYGKGIVINLLDTKINKNHTMHLDYILAKKLLAEFTKISALELAPHIRVNGICPGLILPPKGKGEQYLKELAEHIPLKQIGSLEDIQRAVRFLVEMSFITGQLLFIDGGEHLSS; encoded by the coding sequence ATGAAAGTTTCTGAACAACGTGTAAAAACAGACCGCTATGCACTGGTGACAGGCGCTTCTGATAGAATTGGAAAAGCAATAGCTTTGGAATTGGCAGAAATGGGGTATCATCTGGTATTGCATTATCGAAGTTCGCTAGCAAAAATTGAACAGGTAAAACAGCAGATTGAAGGTATAGGACGAAAGGCAGTTCTCGTACAATTCGATTTTTTAGCAGATAATGACTTTAATAAGGTCTTCGATGACCTAAAGTCGAAAAATATCATGATTGAAGTAATGATCAATAGCGCCTCAGATTTTTCACCTTCCAATTATACAAATAAAGGAAGTCTGATGCTTGGTCGCCAAATGAAGATCAATTTTGAAGGTGCTTATTCCCTTACTAAAGCTTTTTATCAAATATATGGCAAGGGAATCGTTATCAATCTTTTGGATACCAAAATCAATAAAAACCATACGATGCATCTGGATTATATCCTGGCAAAAAAGTTATTGGCCGAATTTACGAAAATATCAGCCTTGGAACTCGCTCCACATATACGCGTCAATGGGATCTGTCCGGGTTTAATTCTTCCTCCCAAGGGTAAGGGAGAACAATATTTAAAAGAGCTCGCGGAACATATTCCACTCAAACAGATTGGAAGTCTGGAAGATATTCAAAGAGCGGTTCGCTTTCTGGTCGAGATGTCCTTTATCACCGGACAACTACTCTTCATAGATGGCGGCGAACATTTATCATCATAA
- a CDS encoding flavodoxin reductase, translated as MKSILKIREIKHLTHDVLLIQTDRPDSITFQPGQAADIAINLPDWSDQLRPFTFTSLPEDDFLEFTIKTYPSHHAVTEKLLTLVAGDELIVHSVFGSITYKGEGIFIAGGAGITPFIALFRHLEKEGSIGNNKLLFANKTSADIIQNTYFHTLLKDNFINVLSKEQLKGYESGYITTDIIRKQQAADLKYYYLCGPPNMMDAIQKSLETLGVNEKYIVHESF; from the coding sequence ATGAAAAGTATACTCAAGATTAGAGAAATCAAGCACCTTACCCATGATGTACTGCTGATTCAAACAGATAGACCAGATTCGATTACCTTTCAGCCAGGACAGGCTGCAGATATCGCCATCAATCTGCCCGATTGGTCCGATCAACTTCGACCTTTCACTTTCACCTCATTGCCAGAAGATGATTTTTTGGAGTTTACCATAAAAACATATCCCTCCCATCATGCTGTAACTGAGAAACTCCTTACTTTGGTAGCAGGCGATGAACTCATCGTACACAGTGTATTTGGCTCCATAACTTACAAAGGAGAAGGAATATTTATTGCGGGTGGAGCAGGTATTACACCTTTTATTGCCCTATTTCGTCATTTAGAGAAAGAAGGATCAATAGGAAATAACAAACTTCTATTTGCGAATAAGACAAGTGCAGATATAATCCAAAACACATATTTTCATACCTTATTAAAAGATAATTTTATTAATGTACTCTCGAAAGAACAACTAAAAGGATATGAAAGTGGCTATATCACAACAGACATTATCAGAAAACAGCAAGCTGCAGACCTGAAATATTATTATTTATGTGGCCCCCCAAACATGATGGATGCTATACAGAAGAGTTTAGAAACTTTGGGTGTGAACGAAAAATATATAGTACATGAAAGTTTCTGA